The proteins below come from a single Roseiflexus sp. RS-1 genomic window:
- a CDS encoding YbhB/YbcL family Raf kinase inhibitor-like protein → MSTQTISRLFRQSVLIIIGAAICACGSAPPEGGSTMTFTLTSASFSEGAMIPRQHTCDGADRSPPLRWEGAPPAASYVLIMDDPDAPGGTFTHWVLYDIPGTHTELAEGEQDTGLAGGNDFGRRGYGGPCPPRGRGAHRYFFRLSALDIPSLNLPAGAARRDVEAAMRGHVLATATLMGRYERR, encoded by the coding sequence ATGTCCACACAAACCATTTCCCGTCTATTCCGGCAATCGGTGCTGATTATCATTGGTGCGGCGATCTGCGCATGCGGTTCAGCGCCGCCCGAAGGAGGCAGTACGATGACATTCACGCTGACAAGCGCATCGTTCTCAGAAGGCGCGATGATTCCGCGTCAGCACACGTGCGACGGCGCCGACCGTTCGCCGCCGCTCCGCTGGGAGGGCGCTCCGCCAGCCGCCAGTTATGTGCTGATCATGGACGATCCGGACGCACCAGGCGGCACGTTTACGCACTGGGTACTGTACGATATTCCCGGCACGCACACAGAACTGGCGGAAGGAGAACAGGACACAGGGCTGGCAGGCGGCAACGATTTTGGCAGACGCGGCTATGGCGGTCCGTGCCCGCCGCGTGGCAGAGGCGCCCACCGCTACTTCTTCCGTCTGTCGGCGCTGGATATTCCTTCACTGAACCTGCCAGCCGGCGCCGCACGGCGCGATGTCGAGGCGGCAATGCGTGGTCACGTGCTGGCGACTGCCACCCTGATGGGCAGGTACGAACGTCGGTGA
- a CDS encoding glycosyltransferase family 4 protein, with protein sequence MSLLTVAALISAFVIAFVVTALTVPPVIRLCERRGWVQHPGGRRSHVRPTPNVGGIAIYAGFVTSLLATFIFTSAEPSLQRSEFEVLRIGLLLLGGTAIFLVMWVDDVVELSWLPKFAAQAGAGLIAVGPYLWDQRRYPDALGLPTEARGILLTAFNVPFIGQVSLWDASPWLAIAATVFWLGWMANTINWSDGLDGLAAGVSLIAALMLALHALRLDPPQRTVALVPLALAGACAGFLIFNLPPARIFMGDSGAEFLGFLLGVSAIIGGAKLATVLLVLGVPILDVAWLIVARTASGRQPAQGGRDHLHHRLLDSGMSARQILALYWGLSASFGLLGIADISPSAKLIGLALLLLIGAGLIVYATRRVPARSPQ encoded by the coding sequence ATGTCGCTCCTGACCGTGGCAGCGCTGATAAGCGCCTTTGTAATCGCTTTCGTCGTGACTGCGCTGACCGTTCCGCCGGTCATCCGGCTGTGCGAGCGACGCGGGTGGGTGCAGCATCCCGGTGGACGTCGTTCCCACGTGCGACCGACTCCCAATGTCGGCGGCATTGCGATCTACGCTGGCTTCGTGACTTCACTGCTCGCAACGTTCATATTCACCTCCGCCGAGCCGTCGTTGCAACGTTCAGAATTCGAGGTTTTGCGTATTGGGCTGCTGTTGCTTGGCGGGACGGCAATCTTCCTGGTTATGTGGGTGGACGATGTGGTTGAACTCTCGTGGCTCCCCAAGTTTGCGGCGCAAGCCGGTGCAGGGCTGATTGCGGTCGGTCCGTACCTCTGGGATCAGCGACGCTACCCTGATGCGCTGGGCTTGCCAACCGAAGCGCGCGGCATTTTGTTGACCGCCTTCAATGTGCCGTTCATCGGGCAGGTCAGCCTGTGGGATGCCAGCCCGTGGCTGGCAATCGCGGCGACGGTGTTCTGGTTGGGGTGGATGGCGAATACGATCAACTGGTCGGACGGGCTTGACGGGCTTGCGGCAGGGGTGTCGTTGATCGCAGCATTGATGCTGGCGCTGCACGCGCTGCGCCTCGATCCGCCGCAGCGAACGGTTGCGCTCGTGCCCCTTGCGCTCGCCGGGGCGTGCGCCGGATTTCTGATCTTCAATCTGCCGCCGGCGCGTATTTTTATGGGTGATAGCGGTGCAGAGTTTCTCGGTTTTCTGCTGGGCGTCAGTGCGATCATCGGCGGAGCGAAACTGGCGACGGTGCTGCTGGTGCTGGGTGTGCCGATCCTCGATGTCGCCTGGCTGATCGTGGCGCGCACTGCATCTGGCAGGCAACCTGCGCAGGGTGGGCGTGATCATCTTCACCATCGCCTGCTCGATAGCGGCATGTCAGCACGCCAGATCCTGGCACTCTACTGGGGATTGAGCGCCAGTTTCGGGTTGCTCGGAATCGCCGACATCAGCCCATCCGCCAAACTGATCGGTCTGGCGCTGCTGTTGCTGATCGGCGCCGGATTGATCGTCTACGCCACGCGTCGCGTTCCTGCGCGTTCGCCGCAGTGA
- the upp gene encoding uracil phosphoribosyltransferase yields the protein MAQVMISQHPLVQHKLTLLRRATTEPKKFRELVRELSQFLLYEATLDLPLQERIVDTPLAPYHGHRIAERVGLVPILRAGLGMVDPILDLIPTAHVWHLGLYRDHATLKPVTYYNKLPPEVDVDLCLVLDPMLATGGSAVAAVTVLKEWGASRIKFLGLIAAPEGVQALHQEHPDVPIHLAAIDDCLNDHGYIVPGLGDAGDRLFGTG from the coding sequence ATGGCACAGGTGATGATCTCTCAGCATCCGCTCGTCCAGCACAAACTGACGCTGCTGCGTCGGGCGACGACCGAACCGAAGAAGTTTCGTGAACTGGTGCGCGAACTGTCGCAATTTCTGTTGTACGAAGCCACGCTTGATCTCCCGCTCCAGGAACGGATCGTTGACACGCCGCTCGCACCCTACCACGGTCATCGGATCGCCGAGCGCGTCGGTCTGGTGCCGATTCTGCGCGCCGGGCTGGGCATGGTCGATCCGATCCTCGATCTCATACCGACTGCCCACGTCTGGCATCTGGGTCTCTACCGCGACCACGCGACGCTCAAACCGGTCACCTACTACAACAAACTTCCTCCAGAAGTGGATGTCGATCTCTGCCTGGTGCTCGATCCTATGCTTGCCACCGGCGGCTCGGCGGTGGCGGCGGTGACCGTGCTGAAAGAGTGGGGCGCGAGCCGGATTAAGTTCCTCGGTTTGATCGCTGCGCCAGAAGGGGTGCAGGCATTGCACCAGGAGCACCCCGATGTGCCGATCCATCTGGCGGCGATCGACGATTGTCTGAACGATCACGGATATATTGTCCCCGGTCTGGGGGATGCAGGTGATCGCCTGTTTGGGACGGGTTAA